One genomic window of Myxocyprinus asiaticus isolate MX2 ecotype Aquarium Trade chromosome 5, UBuf_Myxa_2, whole genome shotgun sequence includes the following:
- the LOC127440328 gene encoding probable G-protein coupled receptor 141 has translation MKLLDESFLHLSGHEDFTKKIKKRVKNMVSEILGNNTTSLLEDYRIALRFLYIFIFVGGTLNVVLMSCLLQSQRRLSFTKVSVINLIAVHAVFLFTVPFRIYYYYEESSSWRLGMYMCKIVSVMIHAHMYLAFIFYVFLLIVRYVEHSRKQQKLEFHRLLHATIASATVWIVILGILLPPTLINYGSMQNDTTQCFHFGDALKIPAVKTLNYVICILVMLIWSVLVFFQIYFLLFVSKKFGKGKFQYQEFRAQLKNVVFLLVVFLCFLPYQAFRIYYVSLIVTGNYDEDFRLKYGNEIFLAVTAFSCLDMIFFSVGDIRRRINSRGCMCCS, from the exons ATGAAGTTACTTGATGAATCTTTCTTGCATCTCTCAGGCCACGAAGATTTtaccaagaaaataaaaaaaagagtgaaaaa CATGGTGTCAGAAATACTTGGAAACAACACCACAAGCCTGCTGGAAGATTACAGAATTGCTCTTCGGTTCTTATACATATTTATCTTTGTTGGTGGGACTCTGAATGTTGTACTAATGTCCTGTCTGCTACAGTCACAAAGACGTCTCTCTTTCACCAAAGTGTCTGTTATCAACCTAATAGCAGTCCACGCTGTTTTCCTTTTCACGGTGCCCTTTCGTATTTACTACTATTATGAAGAATCTTCCAGCTGGAGGCTGGgcatgtatatgtgcaaaattgTCAGTGTTATGATCCATGCCCACATGTACCTTGCATTCATCTTTTATGTCTTCCTTCTTATTGTGCGTTATGTGGAGCACTCCAGAAAGCAACAAAAGCTTGAGTTCCATCGCTTGCTTCACGCCACAATTGCAAGCGCAACTGTCTGGATTGTCATATTGGGCATTTTGCTCCCTCCAACTTTGATTAACTATGGATCCATGCAGAACGATACTACCCAGTGCTTTCATTTTGGTGATGCTCTCAAAATTCCTGCCGTGAAGACCTTAAACTATGTTATTTGCATACTAGTGATGCTCATCTGGAGTGTTCTAGTATTTTTCCAGATTTATTTTCTACTCTTCGTGAGTAAGAAATTTGGAAAGGGCAAATTCCAATATCAAGAGTTCAGGGCACAATTGAAAAACGTTGTTTTCCTTTTGGtcgtatttttatgttttttgcccTACCAAGCATTCAGAATATACTATGTGTCCCTCATAGTCACTGGTAATTATGATGAGGATTTTAGGCTTAAGTATGGAAACGAAATCTTTCTTGCTGTCACTGCTTTCAGCTGCcttgatatgatttttttttctgttggggATATACGTAGACGAATTAATTCAAGGGGATGTATGTGCTGTTCATGA